A single Xiphias gladius isolate SHS-SW01 ecotype Sanya breed wild chromosome 18, ASM1685928v1, whole genome shotgun sequence DNA region contains:
- the si:dkey-70p6.1 gene encoding uncharacterized protein si:dkey-70p6.1 — translation MASMQDGLNFTAPPYGKVLLLGAIAAASAFVVTILIVVLCVGCQRKGKTHNVPGEGGKHRLMDMGILRQSKLRSIKASKKKRPASMDLLLLPSCRSNSDLRSQGRQLPQIPSGTGEDGEHTYSEVGRRSSTTRTDDALYAMVGRAGQTDTPAPPAVPANTPAPPDPDGDVEGGLPEPEAQVLSPPHPPETAEYACVRKLRKADKAPQKRDSGTDMGEPPAPPPRHAPPSHPAPPPPHPHSTKLPRRNMEAFNVPSFPKEVMFMGNGEQYIWKPPEDDDMLMLQNKALGPLGAHTMENIQPSAAAVAEMYSKVCKPGKKKRAVPGSPPANPGFRTLGRGDRDRDRDGGFSVVVKPQTWAPQEGKAVGGPLDDHCYESIGTEECDPAYENMEGGGGWKRERPPNTCATLRPRRKKAQQPLQQQQPPPPPPTQQTPKLQHLPAKALLLPGENLYESIGDLKQGSATSSTTTIFTFNDGMEMYVTGL, via the exons ATGGCCTCCATGCAGGACGGGCTGAACTTCACGGCTCCTCCCTACGGCAAGGTCCTGCTGCTGGGTGCTATCGCTGCTGCCTCAGCCTTCGTCGTTACCATCCTCATCGTGGTGCTCTGCGTGGGCTGCCAGAG GAAGGGGAAGACACACAATGTCCCCGGCGAAGGTGGAAAACATCGTCTCATGGACATG ggTATACTCAGGCAGTCGAAGCTGCGGTCCATCA AGGCATCTAAAAAGAAACGTCCAGCCAGCATGGACCTTCTGCTGCTGCCCAGCTGCCGGTCTAACTCTGACCTTCGTTCTCAAGGCAGGCAGCTTCCCCAGATCCCTTCTGGGACTGGAGAGGATGGAGAGCACACTTACTCTGAAGTGGGCCGACGCTCCTCCACCACACGCACTGACGATGCCCTCTACGCCATGGTAGGCAGGGCCGGGCAGACGGACACTCCAGCCCCTCCGGCTGTCCCTGCCAACACCCCGGCGCCCCCAGACCCAGACGGGGACGTGGAAGGAGGGCTGCCTGAACCCGAGGCCCAGGTCTTGTCCCCCCCTCACCCTCCGGAGACGGCCGAGTACGCCTGCGTCAGGAAGCTGAGGAAGGCCGACAAGGCGCCCCAAAAGAGGGATAGCGGGACGGATATGGGGGAGCCGCCGGCGCCGCCTCCACGACACGCACCACCGTCGCATCCAGCCCCTCCTCCGCCACACCCTCATAGCACAAAGTTGCCCCGTAGAAACATGGAGGCCTTTAACGTCCCATCATTCCCAAAG GAAGTGATGTTTATGGGCAACGGAGAGCAGTACATCTGGAAGCCTCCTGAGGATGATGACATGCTCATGCTGCAAAATAAAGCCCTGGGCCCGCTGGGGGCTCACACGATGGAGAATATACAACCGTCTGCTGCTGCG GTGGCTGAGATGTACTCGAAGGTGTGTAAAccaggaaagaagaagagagctgTGCCGGGGTCTCCCCCAGCCAATCCTGGTTTCCGGACCTTGGGTCGTGGTGACCGGGACCGAGACCGGGACGGGGGGTTTAGCGTGGTGGTCAAACCCCAGACCTGGGCTCCTCAAGAGGGCAAAGCAGTCGGAGGGCCCCTTGATGACCACTGCTATGAGTCCATCGGGACGGAGGAGTGCGATCCGGCCTATGAGAACATGGAGGGTGGAGGTGGCTGGAAGCGAGAGAGGCCGCCCAACACGTGTGCCACCCTGCGGCCAAGGAGGAAGAAAGCCCAGCAGCccttgcagcagcagcagccccctCCTCCGCCGCCAACGCAGCAGACCCCCAAGTTACAGCACCTGCCTGCCAAAGCCCTGCTGCTGCCGGGGGAGAACCTGTACGAGAGCATCGGCGACCTGAAGCAGGGCTCCGCcacctccagcaccaccaccatTTTCACTTTCAACGACGGCATGGAGATGTATGTAACAGGGCTCTGA
- the LOC120803344 gene encoding solute carrier family 17 member 9-like yields the protein MADKHISEDGRNGFSSFLLDPKVYTTSESSEEVTESQNLWPRPLARKWILMLFIGTCLLYCARMAMPICAVSMAATFQWSKIDSGLVLGGFFWGYCLTQILGGHASDKVGGERVLFISAASWALITAGTPVLAQLGSHSVALMSMARFLMGLLQGVFFPSLASLCSQRVAEGERGFLMSAMHSGSHLGTLLAGVMGSVTLDWYGWESMFYGIGFLSAIWALIVWQYFLKGEVTCKLLETSKDSRWSLSSTRWLSLLKKTPVWAMVFAHMCMCGTSYTLLSWLPTYFKESFPHAPVFVYNVIPWLAAIPSALGGGYVSDFLINHGYGIASVRKIMQFFAMGVSSMFIMLLSGGVFTSFTSAVVFVSAALGVSTFTSSGVSVNVQDLTPSCAGALYGFMNMLGSFMGLVLVSLSGYLIEVTLSWATVFALVILVNATGLGIFLIFGDACRVDLENYRQAFVI from the exons ACCTCTGGCTCGAAAATGGATCCTGATGCTGTTTATAGGCACCTGCCTCCTCTACTGTGCCAGGATGGCCATGCCGATCTGTGCCGTCTCAATGGCGGCCACTTTTCAGTGGAGTAAGATCGATTCCGGGCTGGTTCTGGGTGGATTCTTCTGGGGTTACTGTTTGACACAGATCCTGGGAGGACATGCCAGTGACAA AGTGGGAGGAGAGCGTGTCCTATTCATCTCTGCGGCCTCGTGGGCCCTGATCACAGCTGGTACTCCTGTTCTGGCCCAGCTCGGCTCTCACTCCGTCGCTCTCATGTCCATGGCCAGATTCCTTATGGGACTACTGCAGG GTGTATTTTTTCCGTCTTTGGCCAGCCTTTGCTCTCAGCGTGTAGCGGAAGGGGAGCGAGGCTTCTTAATGAGCGCCATGCACAGCGGTAGTCATCTTGG AACACTGCTTGCAGGTGTGATGGGATCCGTTACACTGGACTGGTACGGCTGGGAAAGCATGTTCTACGGCATTGGTTTCCTGTCCGCAATTTGGGCACTCATTGTTTGGCAGTATTTTTTAAAGG GGGAAGTCACCTGCAAGCTGCTGGAGACCAGTAAAGACTCACGATGGAGTCTGTCAAGCACACGCTGGCTGAGTCTTTTGAAGAAGACGCCTGTCTG GGCCATGGTCTTTGCTCACATGTGCATGTGCGGCACATCCTACACTTTATTGTCATGGTTGCCAACATACTTCAAAGAATCATTTCCACATGCACCGGTATTT GTGTATAATGTAATTCCATGGCTAGCTGCAATTCCATCGGCACTTGGTGGAGGATATGTTTCGGATTTTCTCATCAACCATG gatATGGTATAGCGTCTGTGAGAAAGATAATGCAA TTCTTTGCCATGGGTGTATCAAGTATGTTTATTATGCTCCTGTCTGGAGGGGTGTTTACCTCATTTACCtctgcagttgtttttgtttctgctgctttggGTGTGTCCACCTTCACCAGCAG tggtgtgtctgtgaatgtacAGGATCTCACGCCATCATGTGCTGGTGCCCTCTATG GTTTTATGAATATGCTGGGTTCTTTTATGG GACTGGTGTTGGTCTCCTTGTCAGGCTACCTGATTGAGGTCACCCTGTCGTGGGCCACAGTGTTTGCCCTCGTCATTTTAGTAAATGCCACGGGTCTTGGGATCTTCCTCATATTTGGAGATGCTTGTCGTGTTGACCTGGAAAATTATAGGCAGGCTTTCGTGATTTGA
- the ythdf1 gene encoding YTH domain-containing family protein 1, protein MMSAASIDPQTSKGQDASKVFPVSVQNGSLHQKDTVHDNDFEPYLTGQSNQNNSYQSMTDPYLSSYYAPSIGFPYPLSEAPWSTGGDPPIPYLTPYAPLSNGDHHFMHDTVFGQPGGLSSSIYPHRFNFFPENPAFSAWGTSGSQGQQTQSSAYGGSYSYPPSSLGGTLVPDGQTGFHSDTLSKAPGMNSLEQGMLGLKIGGDVTGSGSGVKSAGSMLGGGGSVAAAVATGNSGTPIGMPPPKPTSWAAIASKPAKLQQQKTKNKPGTPIAGGALPPPPIKHNMDIDTWDNKGTITKMAPPLTPHHHHHQQHQPQIHSHAPSLLPPLQQSLQSAQSLLQQMTMQGPPPPPQSYQNHNSAPTPQTRWVAPRNRNLCYGGGSLDSSGSSNGGGVGNGGGGVGGLPPEPGSESHPVLEKLRAAHSYNPKEFDWNLKNGRVFIIKSYSEDDIHRSIKYSIWCSTEHGNKRLDSAYRAMNSKGPVYLLFSVNGSGHFCGVAEMRSPVDYGTSAGVWAQDKWKGKFDVNWLFVKDVPNSQLRHIRLENNDNKPVTNSRDTQEVPLEKAKQVLKIIAQYKHTTSIFDDFSHYEKKQEEEEVVKKGYEPASIQSRSRIDQDRQK, encoded by the exons ATGATGTCTGCCGCTAGTATCGACCCCCAG ACATCGAAAGGGCAAGATGCAAGCAAAG TGTTTCCAGTTTCAGTGCAAAATGGCTCCCTTCACCAGAAGGATACAGTCCATGACAATGACTTTGAGCCCTATCTCACCGGCCAGTCAAATCAG AATAACAGCTATCAGTCCATGACAGACCCTTACCTGTCCAGTTACTATGCCCCCTCCATCGGATTTCCTTACCCTCTCAGTGAGGCTCCTTGGTCTACAGGAGGTGACCCACCAATTCCCTACCTGACGCCCTATGCCCCGCTCAGCAATGGAGACCATCACTTCATGCACGACACAGTGTTTGGGCAGCCGGGTGGGCTCAGTAGCAGCATCTATCCTCACAGGTTTAACTTTTTCCCAGAGAACCCAGCCTTCTCTGCCTGGGGCACCAGTGGTTCTCAGGGCCAGCAGACTCAGAGCTCAGCCTATGGGGGGAGTTACAGCTACCCACCTAGCTCTCTAGGAGGCACCTTAGTCCCCGATGGCCAGACAGGTTTCCATAGTGACACCCTGAGCAAGGCTCCAGGTATGAACAGCCTGGAACAGGGCATGCTGGGCCTAAAAATAGGTGGGGATGTGACAGGAAGTGGCTCGGGTGTGAAGAGTGCAGGCTCTATGCTCGGTGGAGGTGGCAGCGTAGCCGCAGCTGTTGCCACGGGCAACAGTGGCACACCAATCGGAATGCCCCCTCCAAAACCTACATCGTGGGCTGCTATTGCAAGTAAACCTGCCAAGCTGCAGCAACAAAAGACCAAGAACAAGCCTGGCACACCCATAGCTGGAGGAGCTCTGCCTCCACCCCCCATTAAACACAACATGGACATTGATACATGGGATAATAAAGGGACAATTACAAAGATGGCCCCTCCTTTGACcccccaccatcaccaccaccaacagcaCCAGCCACAGATTCACTCCCATGCTCCTAGTCTCCTACCTCCCCTTCAACAGTCCCTACAGTCTGCCCAGTCCCTCTTGCAGCAGATGACCATGCAGggtcctccacctcctccgcAGTCTTACCAGAACCACAACTCCGCTCCAACACCTCAGACCCGCTGGGTTGCCCCACGCAACCGCAACTTGTGCTACGGTGGCGGAAGCTTGGACAGCAGCGGCTCTTCTAATGGTGGCGGTGTTGGTAACGGAGGTGGAGGGGTTGGGGGTTTGCCTCCAGAGCCGGGATCAGAGTCCCACCCTGTGCTGGAGAAGCTGCGAGCGGCCCACAGCTACAACCCTAAGGAGTTTGACTGGAACCTGAAGAACGGCCGCGTGTTCATCATCAAGAGTTACTCTGAGGATGACATCCACCGCTCCATCAAGTACTCCATCTGGTGCAGCACGGAGCACGGCAACAAGCGTTTGGACTCAGCCTACAGAGCGATGAACTCTAAAGGTCCCGTCTACTTGTTGTTCAGTGTCAACGGCAGTGGCCATTTCTGCGGCGTGGCGGAGATGCGCTCACCTGTGGACTATGGCACCAGCGCTGGTGTTTGGGCGCAGGACAAGTGGAAGGGCAAGTTTGATGTGAACTGGTTGTTTGTTAAAGACGTGCCTAATAGCCAGCTTCGCCACATTCGCCTggaaaacaatgacaacaagCCAGTCACCAACTCACGTGACACTCAAGAGGTTCCTCTGGAGAAGGCAAAGCAGGTGCTCAAGATTATTGCCCAATACAAACACACCACCTCTATCTTTGATGACTTTTCCCACTATgagaagaagcaggaggaggaggaggtggtgaaaaAG ggcTATGAGCCTGCCTCAATACAGAGCCGCTCCCGAATCGATCAG GATCGTCAGAAGTAA
- the nkain5 gene encoding sodium/potassium-transporting ATPase subunit beta-1-interacting protein 3: MGCCSARCTLILLCCVQLITALERQVFDFLGYQWAPIMINFFHIIVVILGLFGAIQYRSHYVIMYLLWTLLWLGWNAFVCCLYLDLGGLSKDSDILSLGVSSHRSWWKDNGPGCVSEGLPSTGWHNRPNPELTTVLSCWLEYQYIEILHCAVQLLISLLGFVYACYVVSTFSDADESFNFTGEFHHPSKPSQLLF; this comes from the exons atgggGTGCTGCTCGGCGCGGTGCACGCTGATCCTGCTGTGTTGTGTGCAGCTG ATCACGGCCCTGGAGAGGCAGGTGTTTGACTTCCTCGGCTACCAGTGGGCTCCCATCATGATCAACTTCTTTCACATCATCGTGGTCATCCTGGGCCTGTTCGGTGCAATCCAGTACAGATCACACTACGTTATAATG TACCTGCTGTGGACGTTGCTGTGGCTTGGCTGGAATGCCTTTGTGTGCTGTCTCTACTTGGATTTGGGAGGGCTTTCAAAG GACAGTGATATTCTCTCCCTCGGAGTGTCGTCACATCGCTCCTGGTGGAAGGACAACGGGCCGGGGTGTGTCAGCGAGGGCCTCCCCTCCACCGGGTGGCACAACCGGCCAAACCCTGAGCTGACCACAGTGCTGAGCTGCTGGCTGGAATACCAGTACATAGAAATCCTGCACTGCGCCGTCCAGCTCCTCATTTCA CTCCTGGGATTTGTTTACGCCTGCTATGTTGTAAGCACTTTTTCAGATGCGGATGAAAGCT TTAATTTCACTGGTGAATTTCATCATCCATCCAAACCCTCTCAGTTGCTCTTCTAG